A window of the Methanofastidiosum sp. genome harbors these coding sequences:
- a CDS encoding roadblock/LC7 domain-containing protein: MREDILIKHLKNLTFANKEIKDAFLMDVDGLLIAVLDKNRDKQDIAARMAGVIDAAKRIENKLPDAISVITNENSIVAIPLSEKFLLVVLGTNGLNIHNLRKLVDKNKDNILSMIEKREFNDLYTFNPTEIKGLDI, translated from the coding sequence ATGAGAGAAGACATCCTTATTAAGCATTTGAAAAATCTTACTTTTGCAAACAAAGAAATAAAAGATGCTTTTTTAATGGATGTAGATGGTCTTTTGATAGCTGTTCTTGATAAAAATAGAGATAAACAAGACATAGCGGCACGGATGGCAGGGGTAATTGATGCTGCTAAGAGGATTGAGAATAAATTACCAGATGCCATATCAGTTATTACTAATGAGAATAGTATTGTTGCCATTCCACTATCTGAAAAATTTTTATTAGTTGTATTGGGAACAAATGGTCTAAATATACACAATTTGAGAAAATTAGTCGATAAGAACAAGGACAATATTCTTAGCATGATTGAAAAAAGAGAGTTTAATGATCTTTACACATTCAATCCGACAGAGATTAAAGGATTGGACATATAA
- a CDS encoding Coenzyme F420 hydrogenase/dehydrogenase, beta subunit C-terminal domain produces MALTKEFKEFYKDRDADYPHWPKRVFTVAVFCKENFSPKSIPSYVEKDMGLPLEEVTKMNISSGVFYAYTDKEVRSRKVKDVSRYARGNCRQCADFTGDFADISIGSVGTQAGWSTVILRSKEAKRLFKKLIDQDLIEVSTNVQTDELNKIIDLNNKQAKKSIKLAQDKGFKLPFVDLEKDDNLEGFIEKGHKKEFMDLEKEILQPGLCVACGTCALACPCYNIEILEDGRPYSIRGCLNNCGCCYMSCPRTHSFKEILLKDKEEPEIVAARAKNPSFHSQDGGVITALITYSLKNDIFSKAVVARADSKWRAYPFITNDPSFLKRAAGSKYSIIPQVYGLKFGR; encoded by the coding sequence ATGGCATTGACCAAAGAGTTTAAGGAATTCTATAAAGACAGAGACGCAGATTATCCACACTGGCCAAAAAGAGTTTTTACTGTAGCAGTTTTCTGTAAAGAAAACTTTTCCCCAAAATCAATACCATCTTATGTAGAAAAGGACATGGGCCTGCCCCTAGAAGAAGTCACAAAGATGAATATTTCCAGCGGAGTTTTCTATGCATATACCGATAAAGAAGTAAGATCGAGAAAGGTAAAAGATGTGTCAAGATACGCCAGGGGAAACTGCAGGCAGTGTGCCGATTTTACAGGTGATTTTGCAGATATATCTATTGGAAGCGTTGGAACACAAGCAGGATGGTCAACAGTTATCTTAAGATCAAAAGAAGCAAAAAGACTCTTCAAAAAACTTATTGATCAAGATCTTATAGAAGTATCAACAAATGTGCAGACAGATGAACTAAACAAGATAATTGACCTAAACAATAAACAAGCAAAAAAATCAATTAAACTTGCCCAGGACAAGGGATTCAAACTTCCTTTTGTGGATTTGGAAAAAGATGATAATTTAGAAGGATTTATCGAGAAAGGTCATAAAAAGGAGTTTATGGATTTAGAAAAAGAAATTCTGCAACCGGGGCTTTGTGTTGCATGTGGAACATGTGCATTGGCATGTCCATGTTATAATATCGAAATACTGGAAGATGGGAGGCCTTACAGTATTAGGGGATGTCTAAATAACTGTGGATGCTGCTATATGTCATGCCCAAGAACACACTCGTTTAAGGAAATTCTCTTGAAGGATAAGGAAGAGCCCGAGATTGTTGCAGCAAGGGCCAAAAATCCATCATTCCATAGTCAGGATGGTGGAGTGATAACAGCCTTGATAACATACAGCCTTAAGAATGATATATTCTCAAAAGCCGTAGTTGCTAGGGCTGATTCAAAGTGGAGGGCATATCCGTTCATTACAAACGATCCTTCATTTCTAAAAAGGGCCGCAGGTTCTAAGTATTCTATAATCCCACAAGTATATGGATTAAAGTTTGGAAGGTGA
- the preA gene encoding NAD-dependent dihydropyrimidine dehydrogenase subunit PreA — MVDLGVEFLGVEFKSPILLSSAPPTLDADHIKRAVEAGFGGGVTKTISYRQFHDPKPRFQGVKGRNRLFGMQNIEHISTYVFDWWIKEFKILRELKKTHGTPIIASIMAGTDLDEWSKLARDVEAQGADIIELNVSCPHMSDSAMGAFIGQDCPLTGEVSIAAAEAVSVPIMTKLTPNVTDIASIAKEAIKGGAKGVSAINTVLVLSGVDITTGNPLPDVWGKGGFGGYSGPAVRPIGLRMVGEIAKQGINISGIGGIESWENVIEYMMMGAGTVQLATAAMWYGFDIVKGWNENILTFMKENGYDSLADLKGITLPRITDLEKLDYIEEVYSDVDTERCIDCRRCVTACKDGATDAMKNPKLNDVDYEKCVGCALCKMVCPQNCISMIIKKEDKK; from the coding sequence ATGGTAGATTTAGGTGTTGAATTTTTAGGTGTTGAATTTAAGAGTCCAATTCTCCTCTCTTCAGCCCCACCCACTTTGGATGCAGACCATATTAAAAGGGCGGTAGAGGCTGGTTTTGGAGGAGGAGTTACTAAGACTATATCTTACAGGCAATTCCATGATCCGAAACCGAGGTTTCAAGGAGTTAAAGGTAGAAACAGATTATTTGGAATGCAAAATATCGAGCATATTTCCACTTATGTCTTTGACTGGTGGATAAAAGAGTTTAAAATATTAAGAGAGCTTAAGAAAACTCATGGCACTCCTATTATTGCAAGTATTATGGCAGGCACAGATCTTGATGAATGGTCAAAATTAGCAAGAGATGTTGAGGCACAAGGCGCAGATATAATTGAGCTCAATGTTTCATGTCCTCATATGTCAGATAGTGCAATGGGAGCATTCATAGGCCAAGACTGTCCATTGACTGGTGAAGTCTCAATAGCAGCAGCAGAAGCCGTAAGTGTTCCAATCATGACAAAACTAACTCCAAACGTAACTGACATCGCATCAATAGCAAAAGAAGCAATAAAGGGCGGCGCAAAAGGAGTCTCAGCAATTAATACCGTCTTAGTTCTATCGGGTGTTGATATAACTACTGGAAATCCTTTACCCGACGTTTGGGGCAAGGGTGGATTTGGTGGTTACTCAGGTCCGGCTGTAAGGCCAATTGGTCTTAGGATGGTTGGAGAAATAGCAAAACAAGGCATCAATATTTCAGGTATTGGCGGAATCGAATCATGGGAAAATGTAATCGAGTACATGATGATGGGAGCAGGTACAGTACAGCTCGCAACAGCAGCAATGTGGTACGGATTTGATATTGTAAAAGGTTGGAATGAAAATATCTTAACCTTCATGAAAGAGAATGGATACGATTCTCTTGCTGATTTGAAAGGAATTACATTGCCAAGAATCACTGACCTCGAAAAACTTGACTACATAGAAGAAGTGTATTCAGATGTAGACACAGAAAGATGCATAGATTGCAGAAGATGTGTCACTGCATGTAAGGACGGGGCTACAGATGCAATGAAAAATCCAAAGCTAAATGATGTTGACTATGAAAAATGTGTAGGATGTGCACTGTGCAAGATGGTCTGTCCACAAAATTGTATATCTATGATAATTAAAAAAGAAGATAAAAAATAA
- a CDS encoding tRNA(Ile)(2)-agmatinylcytidine synthase, whose product MIIGLDDTDSVDGMCTTYIGTLIIEAIKEIDRNIIKEPPKLLRLNPNNPYKTRGNGAVSIKITSKTKAEIIEKIKSVSFDIISDYSESGENTNPAIVFLEDNSVTREIQLFAKRALHEMLSIEEAISLLDKIGADYRYIGNGRGLIGALASCGLQLDDFTYELIVYRSHTKKGKKFVSEESAKEIEKKYSPKIFSSYDFPNQRMVISPHSDCPILYGLRGESPGVILEAASIIESEIPFKRNLFVTNQGTDMHLEEKSIEEVLPYSSVIVKGTLSKNPYTVLGGHVFFEISNGKKILCAAYEPTKGFRSIIRKLSRGDIIIAYGGVLETEHGLTINLEKIEILELVQLYKTEKPICPICTNQMKSIGKDKGYRCKKCHTKDRKVLHHPIPRDIKKGVYEVPMCAKRHLSKPLARYGRERKFEEERFKFDYTKFDIKFEGI is encoded by the coding sequence GTGATAATTGGGCTTGACGATACAGATTCAGTTGACGGAATGTGCACAACATATATTGGGACACTTATTATAGAGGCTATAAAGGAAATTGATAGAAATATAATAAAAGAACCCCCAAAATTACTGCGCCTAAATCCAAATAATCCCTATAAAACTAGGGGAAATGGGGCAGTATCGATAAAAATAACTAGCAAAACTAAAGCAGAAATCATAGAAAAAATTAAATCCGTTTCATTTGATATTATATCTGATTATTCTGAATCTGGAGAAAATACAAATCCAGCAATAGTTTTCCTTGAGGATAACTCAGTTACTCGAGAGATTCAATTATTTGCTAAAAGAGCACTTCACGAAATGCTTTCCATAGAAGAGGCAATTTCATTATTAGACAAAATTGGCGCTGACTATAGATACATAGGAAATGGCAGAGGATTAATTGGAGCTCTTGCTTCATGTGGATTGCAGTTAGACGATTTTACATATGAGCTAATAGTTTATAGAAGTCACACTAAAAAAGGCAAGAAATTTGTCAGTGAAGAAAGTGCCAAAGAGATAGAAAAAAAATACTCCCCAAAAATTTTCTCAAGTTATGATTTCCCGAATCAGAGGATGGTTATATCGCCACATTCAGACTGTCCAATCCTATATGGCCTAAGAGGCGAGTCACCTGGGGTGATATTAGAAGCTGCATCAATTATAGAATCGGAGATTCCATTCAAAAGAAATCTCTTTGTAACTAATCAGGGTACCGATATGCATCTTGAAGAGAAGAGTATTGAAGAAGTCTTACCTTATTCTTCTGTTATAGTTAAAGGAACTTTATCAAAGAATCCCTATACGGTCTTAGGCGGACACGTCTTTTTTGAAATATCAAATGGCAAAAAAATTCTATGTGCAGCCTATGAGCCTACCAAAGGATTTAGGAGTATAATCAGAAAGCTTTCAAGAGGAGATATAATAATTGCATATGGGGGGGTTCTAGAAACAGAGCACGGACTTACAATTAATCTAGAGAAAATAGAAATATTAGAACTAGTCCAATTGTATAAAACAGAAAAACCTATATGTCCTATTTGTACTAATCAGATGAAGTCAATTGGTAAGGATAAAGGCTATCGTTGCAAGAAATGTCACACAAAAGACAGAAAAGTTTTGCACCATCCAATCCCAAGAGACATTAAAAAAGGAGTATATGAAGTGCCAATGTGTGCTAAACGTCACCTATCAAAACCTCTTGCTAGATATGGCAGAGAGAGAAAATTTGAAGAAGAAAGATTTAAATTTGATTATACTAAGTTTGATATAAAATTTGAAGGGATATAA
- a CDS encoding P-II family nitrogen regulator, whose amino-acid sequence MKKVEAIIRPEKIQDVKAALDELGCIGMTITEVKGRGKQGGVTQQWRGRQYHIDLLPKIKIELVVKTKYVDKVVNAIIESAKTGNTGDGKIFITPVEKVYRVRTGDVDEDAI is encoded by the coding sequence ATGAAAAAAGTTGAAGCTATAATCAGACCTGAAAAGATTCAAGATGTCAAGGCCGCACTGGATGAACTTGGGTGTATTGGAATGACTATTACAGAAGTCAAAGGTAGAGGAAAGCAGGGGGGCGTCACACAACAGTGGAGAGGCAGGCAATACCACATTGATCTTTTGCCTAAGATAAAAATTGAGTTGGTCGTTAAAACAAAATATGTTGACAAAGTTGTCAATGCCATAATTGAAAGTGCAAAGACAGGAAATACAGGAGACGGCAAGATATTTATTACACCTGTGGAAAAAGTATACCGTGTGAGAACTGGAGACGTTGATGAAGATGCAATTTAA
- a CDS encoding nicotinate phosphoribosyltransferase: MFFTASEKDIKSGKTTDFYFINTKKILEEKSINKNAVVEITASSLPNNYRWGILSGLYEALLLLEDYNIDVIGLDEGSLFYQQEPVLTIEGNYKEFCDLETALLGFLCQSSGISTKSARLKKMAGEKPILSFGVRRMHPTIAPMIDRAAYLGGLDGFSCIGAEKIIGKKASGTMPHSLALILGDSKEAFILFDKIIDKDVPRIMLADTFCDEKREALIAAENIKNLAGVRLDTPGSRRGNMSKIIQEVRWELDIRGYTDVKIFLSGGLDEESFKSFKEADAFGVGTSVSNAKTIDFALDIVEVEGKPFTKRGKLSGKKTVLRCPKCLAGKITYGKTSEKCICGEKMTPAQKNLMKKGEILIDFEDVSEIRAKVLNQINKVEF, translated from the coding sequence ATGTTTTTTACAGCATCTGAAAAAGATATTAAATCAGGCAAAACTACTGATTTTTATTTTATCAATACAAAAAAAATTCTTGAAGAGAAGAGCATCAATAAAAATGCAGTCGTTGAAATCACAGCATCCAGTCTCCCAAATAATTATAGATGGGGCATATTATCCGGACTATACGAAGCACTATTATTGCTTGAAGACTACAATATCGATGTTATAGGGCTTGATGAAGGTTCACTTTTCTATCAACAAGAGCCTGTTCTTACAATTGAAGGAAATTATAAAGAATTTTGTGATCTGGAAACAGCACTACTTGGATTTCTTTGTCAGTCATCTGGCATATCAACTAAGTCTGCCAGACTCAAAAAAATGGCCGGAGAAAAACCAATATTAAGTTTCGGTGTTAGAAGAATGCATCCTACAATAGCCCCTATGATTGACAGGGCAGCTTATCTTGGGGGATTGGACGGGTTTTCTTGTATAGGGGCTGAAAAAATTATAGGGAAGAAGGCTTCAGGAACAATGCCACATTCACTTGCCTTAATACTCGGTGATTCAAAAGAGGCTTTTATTTTATTTGATAAGATAATAGATAAAGATGTCCCGCGGATAATGCTTGCAGATACTTTTTGTGATGAAAAAAGAGAAGCATTGATTGCAGCTGAAAATATCAAAAATCTTGCGGGAGTAAGATTAGACACACCTGGTTCAAGAAGAGGAAATATGTCAAAGATAATACAGGAAGTTAGATGGGAGCTTGACATCAGAGGATATACTGATGTAAAAATATTCCTTTCAGGGGGACTGGACGAAGAATCTTTTAAATCATTTAAAGAAGCAGATGCCTTTGGCGTGGGAACCTCAGTTTCAAATGCCAAAACAATTGATTTTGCACTTGACATCGTTGAAGTAGAAGGTAAGCCCTTTACTAAAAGGGGAAAACTCAGCGGTAAAAAAACAGTTCTTAGATGTCCAAAATGTTTGGCTGGAAAGATTACCTATGGTAAAACAAGTGAAAAATGCATATGTGGAGAAAAGATGACACCTGCTCAAAAGAATTTAATGAAAAAGGGAGAAATCTTAATTGATTTTGAAGATGTTAGTGAAATAAGGGCCAAGGTCCTAAACCAAATAAATAAAGTTGAGTTCTAA
- a CDS encoding ammonium transporter, producing the protein MSMEINLLDTLWVLIASFLVFVMHLGFTTIEAGLTRSKNTISIITKNVFTIAMGSIVFMIIGFTLAFSGDGKFIGDLAYFMINGLNSDPWPGLMIPAMAFFLFQVMFAATSATIVSGAVAERIKFSAYIVVSVILIGLIYPIIAHWIWGGGWLSSLGFHDFAGSTVVHSVGGWTALATVIILGPRIGKFDKDGTPQAIAGHNIGLAAIGCLLLWFGWFGFNPGSELALTKNVPLIAITTNIAAAGGGLAALAITKIKGGKPDIGMFLNGILAGLVAITAPCAVVSPKWALVIGILAGIIVVYAVEFIEAKLRLDDPVGAISVHGVCGFFGTISVGLFSSTNGLITTGSTSQLIVQLIGAGATFALVFVSTLIIAKVLDMVMGLRVSEEVEIKGLDITEFGGDSYPDFLKM; encoded by the coding sequence ATGTCGATGGAAATAAATCTATTAGATACTCTGTGGGTGTTAATTGCCAGCTTTCTGGTATTTGTAATGCACCTTGGATTTACTACAATCGAAGCGGGATTAACAAGGTCCAAAAACACAATAAGCATTATTACAAAAAATGTATTCACTATTGCCATGGGGAGCATAGTCTTTATGATTATAGGATTTACTTTGGCTTTTTCTGGTGATGGCAAGTTTATCGGTGATTTGGCCTATTTCATGATTAATGGATTAAACTCTGATCCATGGCCAGGGCTTATGATTCCAGCGATGGCTTTCTTTCTGTTTCAAGTAATGTTTGCTGCAACATCGGCCACTATAGTAAGTGGTGCAGTTGCAGAGAGGATAAAATTCAGCGCCTACATTGTTGTTTCTGTTATCCTCATAGGATTGATTTATCCAATAATAGCTCACTGGATATGGGGAGGTGGTTGGCTTTCATCTTTAGGATTCCATGATTTTGCTGGATCAACTGTTGTTCACAGTGTGGGAGGATGGACTGCTCTTGCTACAGTCATAATTTTAGGTCCGAGAATTGGTAAGTTCGATAAAGATGGAACACCACAAGCCATAGCAGGTCACAACATAGGTCTTGCAGCAATTGGATGTTTACTCCTTTGGTTTGGGTGGTTTGGATTTAATCCTGGAAGTGAACTAGCCTTAACAAAAAATGTTCCGTTAATTGCAATAACAACTAACATTGCTGCTGCGGGAGGGGGTCTTGCTGCACTAGCTATTACCAAAATTAAGGGAGGCAAACCTGATATTGGTATGTTCTTAAACGGTATATTGGCTGGACTTGTCGCAATAACTGCTCCTTGTGCTGTTGTAAGCCCGAAATGGGCACTTGTGATTGGGATACTTGCCGGTATAATAGTTGTTTATGCAGTAGAATTTATCGAAGCAAAGCTTAGATTAGATGACCCCGTAGGTGCTATTTCTGTCCATGGTGTTTGCGGGTTTTTCGGGACTATCAGTGTTGGATTATTTTCAAGTACTAATGGCTTAATCACCACAGGCTCTACATCTCAGCTAATTGTTCAATTAATTGGTGCAGGTGCCACCTTTGCCCTAGTCTTTGTCTCTACACTGATAATAGCCAAAGTTTTGGATATGGTCATGGGGTTAAGAGTTTCTGAGGAGGTAGAAATAAAAGGTCTGGATATCACAGAGTTTGGTGGAGATTCTTACCCAGACTTTCTTAAAATGTGA
- a CDS encoding transcriptional regulator, producing the protein MDKEGLLDNIVETLKKGGFEVALSRVQCSFDIVARRNLIVLIIKALVNLDTFSDEHAWDLKILSKALKATPLVIGTRTKLGSVENSTVYSRHGINCISLDTLEDLFIEGNPPLIYADRGGFFVEIDGSLIKEEREKRGMSISHLAELIGVSKSSIYEFENVDKRISIDSVLKIEKELDVGITKPIYIIKVGDKKEIDNISENPVDAARSDLEKTVLGDLSDKGFEVFPTKRTPFNALLKEREILITGISNTKTYIFEKKAEIVASISDITNKDAMFVVDAKKVKENIKGVPILTQKEIKTSKDVEDILELVHERKVDGKRHN; encoded by the coding sequence ATGGATAAGGAAGGGCTTTTGGATAATATTGTTGAAACTTTGAAAAAAGGAGGTTTTGAAGTAGCCCTATCTAGGGTTCAATGTTCATTTGATATAGTTGCAAGAAGAAATCTTATAGTACTTATCATAAAAGCCTTGGTAAACCTTGATACTTTTTCTGATGAACATGCATGGGACCTTAAAATTTTGTCAAAAGCTCTGAAAGCGACGCCACTCGTAATAGGAACTCGAACAAAACTTGGCTCTGTTGAGAATAGTACAGTATATTCAAGACATGGGATTAATTGTATTTCACTTGATACTCTCGAAGATCTCTTCATAGAGGGAAATCCTCCTTTGATCTATGCCGATAGAGGTGGATTCTTTGTAGAGATTGACGGAAGCTTAATCAAGGAAGAGAGGGAGAAAAGAGGGATGTCTATAAGCCATCTTGCAGAACTTATAGGGGTGTCAAAAAGTTCTATCTATGAGTTTGAGAACGTAGACAAAAGAATCAGCATTGATTCTGTTTTAAAGATAGAAAAAGAGTTGGATGTAGGCATAACTAAACCGATATATATAATTAAAGTCGGAGACAAAAAAGAAATTGACAATATTTCAGAAAATCCTGTTGATGCCGCAAGATCTGATCTTGAAAAAACTGTATTGGGCGATCTAAGCGATAAAGGGTTTGAAGTATTTCCAACAAAACGCACCCCTTTCAATGCTCTTCTAAAGGAAAGAGAGATTTTAATTACTGGGATATCAAACACTAAAACATACATTTTTGAAAAGAAGGCAGAGATAGTTGCAAGTATATCGGATATTACAAATAAAGATGCTATGTTTGTAGTAGATGCAAAGAAAGTAAAAGAGAATATTAAGGGTGTTCCGATACTTACTCAAAAAGAGATTAAAACCTCCAAAGATGTCGAAGATATTCTTGAACTTGTTCATGAAAGAAAAGTTGACGGCAAACGCCACAACTAA
- a CDS encoding segregation/condensation protein A — protein MDLVLSREIDPWDIDIIDLTNKFLDRIRKLKNLDLRISGKTILTASILLRMKSEELMREDSKEEEDEAFFDFWEDIENAEFEIDDIKPPLRRRNVGKMTLPELFEALIDALDEGEKPKRKIIAKLGPQLYQIDEIKADIRKQVEKLYQHLLELKDINDIISFRDLLNERTSREIARIFLYILFLYSDKKIDVTQEEMFGEILIKVL, from the coding sequence ATGGATCTTGTACTTTCAAGGGAGATAGATCCATGGGATATCGATATAATAGATCTTACTAATAAATTTCTAGATAGAATCAGAAAACTAAAGAACCTTGATTTAAGGATATCTGGAAAGACGATACTAACTGCATCTATTCTTTTGAGAATGAAAAGTGAAGAATTGATGAGAGAAGATTCTAAGGAAGAGGAAGACGAAGCATTTTTTGATTTTTGGGAGGATATTGAAAATGCCGAATTTGAAATTGACGATATTAAGCCACCTTTAAGAAGAAGAAATGTTGGCAAGATGACTCTCCCAGAACTTTTTGAGGCTTTAATCGATGCTCTAGATGAAGGAGAAAAACCAAAGAGAAAGATTATTGCTAAATTGGGCCCCCAGCTTTATCAAATTGATGAAATTAAGGCAGATATAAGAAAACAAGTAGAAAAATTATATCAGCATCTATTGGAACTAAAAGACATAAACGACATCATATCTTTTAGAGATTTACTTAATGAGCGAACATCAAGAGAAATAGCAAGAATATTCCTTTATATCTTGTTTCTCTACAGTGATAAAAAGATAGATGTCACTCAAGAAGAAATGTTTGGAGAAATATTGATTAAAGTTCTGTAA